A stretch of DNA from Desmonostoc muscorum LEGE 12446:
TTCTCTGGTAAGATAGAAAGTATCGAATAAGAATGACCAATATTAATCGGTTTGTTACCCTTGATAGTATTTGGCTGGTAAATATACCCACGTTCAGCTAAAGTCCTCGCGTAAGGACGCGGATGCGGTGTTGTATCAAGAGCGAATAAGTAAAAAGGGCGTTGTTGTGGTTGCTTAATTAACTCAGATACCACCCTAATTAAGTTATTGGGTTTTTCTTGTTCTTCTTGTTCTTCTTCTTCATTGTTCTTCTCCTGAATATTTGTATTAAATGATTTTTGAATTGCTTTATAAATAGAATTATAGCTTCTGGGAAACAAAGGACTTAAAGATAACTCCGCAATTGAATTGGCTCCCGTATTACCCGCAAGCGCATCCAACAAATCCATACAGGCGTCGCTACATGAAGAAAAACAGTTGTAAATTTTTTGTCTAAAATCTTGAAATTGCGCTATTAATTGATTGTTATTAAATTTTGGCATAGCCATCAGTATTTACCCAAAGATACTTTGTAGTTGATATTACTATTTGTTGGGGGTCTGATGGCTATGCTTTTTTCTGCTCGTCACTATAAACAAGATTAATCATTCATTTATTCGCGAGTCACACTCGCGAATAAACTTCTTTTTGTCCAAAGTCCAAAAAGCAGTTGAGAATGAAGCAACATTGCGTAAACGTAAGGAAAGAGCGCCAGTGGGGAGTAGCTATTACACCACTGTGGGGCGGCTTGTGCCAATTACTACGGTGATGATGGAAGTGGCGGGGGTGAAGATGGAGCAGCTGTAGGGGGGCGAGGAAGCGATCGCATCCGTTCTTAGAGGAAATATCGCAGCACGAGCGATCGCCCTGCCCAATTCAAGCGAGGAAAACGGGAGAGTGAGCGCACTCTATATCTTGTAAATCAAAAAAATTTTTGAGTTTTTGCGGAGAACACACAAGCCTGGGTGTAGCTAAGATGTGTCAAATGACATATTAAGTGCTATATCATATTAAGCTAGATGACCAAAAAGCCCTTAGTCGTCAACCAGCCAGAAGAAGAAGCGCGATTACTTTACGTGGCGATGACACGGGCAATTGAGCAACTGATTATGAGTTGCGATCGCTCCTCAGAGTTTACCAGTCGTTTGGAGACGGCATTAAGTAAAGTAGCAGCGAAAGTAACTTGATTGTGTTCACTTTTCATTCAAGCGAGGAAAACACAATGATTGGTTAAGTCTTTTGAGCAATGATATAAACATGATTTTCAGGATATTGGTCATATTCGAGGTGGCGACATGTGCAGTGATTACGCTTAAGAATCCGTAGCAAAGCATCTACGCCCAAAGTGCTGTACTCAAATTCCTGACCTTGAAATGCCCCCGAAATCTCACTTTTTGTATGTCCGCCACCACATGTGAACAGGAGTACTCCGTCCGAATCAAGAGCATCGCATAGCTTTTTCATAACAGGCTGTTGCATATTTAGCGGCAGATGAAAAATGCTGTCCCAAGCAGAAATTAAACTGTAAAGTTTCCCAGGAATCCAACAGCAGATGTCTTCGGTGTAAAACGTAATTTCTGGATGCAGGTGCTTGGCTAAATTTATCATTTCTGTGGAAATATCAAGTCCTTCAGCCTGAAATCCATGCTTAGATAAGATGTTAATAAAACGTCCACTGCTTCCACAGCCTACGTCAATAGCTGAGTGCCTCTTAGAAGTAAATTTGATAGCCTGATTCTTGAGATTATTTCCTGTGCCATTGATATTGCCGCCACTACCAACGAGTTGCAAATTTTCGAGATTGGCTGCCAAGGTGTATGTAGCAGAAGATTCGACTGTATCAAAATCTGTGGTTGAGGTTTCGACAATTACATCTAAAGTATTATCAACTATGTAAGTATCATCTCCTAAGCCGCCGATTAAAGTATCAACACCTCCCTTACCATCAAGGATGTCAAATCCTGCTCCGCCGTTGAGAGTGTTATTAGCAGTATTTCCAGTAATCTTATTATTTAAACCGTTGCCTGTACCGTTAATGGCAGCAGTTCCCGTAAGAGTCAATTCTTCTAGATTTGCTCCTAAAGTATAAGTAACAGAAGACAGAACTCTATCATATTCATAGGTAGAAGTGGATGTTTCGGAAATTACATCTCCAACGTTATCTACAACGTAAGCATCTCCGCCAGTACCGCCAATGAGAATGTCAAATCCTGCTTTGCCATCCAGGAAATCATAGCCATCGCCACCAATGAGGCGATCGCTTTGAGTACCACCTAATAATGAATCATCACTAGCACCACCATCTAATGTAACTGAACCTAAACTAAATCCAGATGCGTCTAGAATATTCCAGGTATTACCACCAGTGAGTTGAGCTTGTTCAATACCAAGGAGTAGATCAACGCCATTGGCTATTAGGCGATCGTTGGTGAGAATAAATTTAGCTAAATCACCCGATTCTACTACTTTATCAATACCTGCTCCACCATTAAGCAAATCGCTG
This window harbors:
- a CDS encoding 3'-5' exonuclease; its protein translation is MTKKPLVVNQPEEEARLLYVAMTRAIEQLIMSCDRSSEFTSRLETALSKVAAKVT
- a CDS encoding methyltransferase domain-containing protein encodes the protein MIPGEEVMAKNLGLIDKENNNLAELAVNLGSIKGTNTGAGILTNLSSNASTNDIDWYSFKLDSTAPVNSYIELSSPDVVNIKATYDVVLFKYNAATDSYDSVTSYQLPNYPFTERIDLTSLQTGTYFFAVVGAAYYGSSSTGLYNLRISIPSPSLPGTVINGTDVSEKLTGGNEENTINGKAGNDTLIGGAGDDTLNGGDGNDILTGGADSDLLNGGAGIDKVVESGDLAKFILTNDRLIANGVDLLLGIEQAQLTGGNTWNILDASGFSLGSVTLDGGASDDSLLGGTQSDRLIGGDGYDFLDGKAGFDILIGGTGGDAYVVDNVGDVISETSTSTYEYDRVLSSVTYTLGANLEELTLTGTAAINGTGNGLNNKITGNTANNTLNGGAGFDILDGKGGVDTLIGGLGDDTYIVDNTLDVIVETSTTDFDTVESSATYTLAANLENLQLVGSGGNINGTGNNLKNQAIKFTSKRHSAIDVGCGSSGRFINILSKHGFQAEGLDISTEMINLAKHLHPEITFYTEDICCWIPGKLYSLISAWDSIFHLPLNMQQPVMKKLCDALDSDGVLLFTCGGGHTKSEISGAFQGQEFEYSTLGVDALLRILKRNHCTCRHLEYDQYPENHVYIIAQKT